The Corynebacterium poyangense genome includes a window with the following:
- a CDS encoding inositol-3-phosphate synthase has translation MADSTIRVAIAGVGNCATSLIQGVEFYKNTPAEEKVPGLMHVQFGDYHVGDVEFVAAFDVDADKVGKDLAEATRSSRNCTITITEVPDTGVIVQRGPTYDGLGIHYQQAITESSEEPVDVVQALKDAQVDVLISYLPVGSEEADKFYAQCAIDAGCAFVNALPVFIASDPEWAEKFRAAGVPIVGDDIKSQVGATITHRVMARLFEERGVRLERTMQLNVGGNMDFMNMLDRNRLESKKISKTQAVTSNLSEGPLAGKVEDRNVHIGPSDYVAWLDDRKWAYVRLEGTAFGEVPLNLEYKLEVWDSPNSAGIIIDALRAAKIALDRGLGGPIMPASSYLMKSPPEQLPDDIARARLEDFIRNEA, from the coding sequence ATGGCCGATTCGACAATTCGCGTGGCTATCGCGGGTGTGGGAAATTGTGCTACCTCGTTGATTCAAGGGGTGGAGTTCTATAAGAACACTCCCGCGGAAGAAAAAGTACCCGGACTGATGCATGTGCAGTTTGGGGATTACCACGTTGGTGACGTGGAGTTTGTGGCAGCGTTTGACGTTGATGCCGATAAGGTAGGCAAAGACCTTGCTGAAGCCACCCGTTCTTCCCGGAACTGCACTATCACTATTACTGAGGTTCCTGATACTGGGGTAATTGTGCAGCGCGGACCTACTTATGACGGCTTGGGGATCCACTATCAACAAGCCATTACTGAGTCCAGTGAAGAACCAGTTGATGTTGTCCAGGCATTGAAAGATGCCCAGGTAGATGTACTGATCTCTTATCTTCCGGTAGGGTCCGAAGAAGCCGATAAGTTCTACGCTCAGTGCGCTATTGACGCCGGATGCGCTTTTGTCAATGCGCTTCCGGTATTTATCGCCTCGGATCCGGAGTGGGCGGAGAAGTTCCGAGCAGCCGGTGTCCCGATTGTGGGAGATGACATTAAATCCCAGGTGGGTGCCACTATTACTCACCGAGTCATGGCTCGACTCTTTGAGGAACGCGGAGTTCGGCTAGAGCGAACCATGCAGCTTAATGTGGGCGGCAACATGGACTTCATGAATATGTTGGACCGCAACCGCCTAGAGTCAAAGAAAATTTCCAAAACTCAGGCAGTGACGTCAAACCTCAGCGAGGGGCCGCTGGCCGGCAAGGTTGAGGATCGAAATGTCCACATCGGACCTTCGGATTACGTGGCGTGGCTCGATGACCGCAAGTGGGCCTATGTGCGCTTGGAGGGAACAGCTTTCGGCGAAGTACCGCTGAACTTGGAATATAAGTTGGAAGTGTGGGATTCCCCGAACTCCGCAGGCATTATTATCGATGCACTTCGAGCTGCGAAAATCGCGCTAGATCGAGGACTGGGCGGACCAATTATGCCAGCGAGCTCCTACCTCATGAAGTCCCCTCCGGAGCAGCTGCCGGATGATATTGCCCGGGCTCGGCTCGAGGATTTCATCCGAAACGAGGCCTAA
- a CDS encoding glycosyltransferase family 87 protein, translating into MLGQPHYRRRVIGTEPAARSWGEFLGGPLGHFAAVGRQRWWTPLRVLLSTAVVFSCFAYLAKAACLRRSIDADGHVGLNWSGSWQYTTACYNDIIPLYQGRGLNIGGFPYAYSWQEGDLTRYMEYPVAAGLFQGILGWMSRLAIPLIDLLPGTPPADAAVYFTLTALTISLLWVLTIAMLAELAGNRVWDVVLVAASPLYVVHAFTNWDIPSIFLAVAALYWVRRHRAGCAGICIGIGTAFKLWPLYLLGAFLVLSLRHRRFSAMRKMLVGSAVCWLIINLPVMVLYPSAWSEFLRLNRERSWEWTTIYAVIARATGWAGFDPPDSVPTVLNTLTFALFAAACIAIAVLGLAAPRPPRVAELIFLIIASFLLVNKVWSPQYSLWLMIPAVLAVPRWRLVLTWMSTEAILWPVLTWHMMGSAAHGLPGWALNLVILTRDGLIIALMIIVIRQMLGKVPDPVAEFHRGQDPLAGDFAPVHGVSHSPAKKVVNQG; encoded by the coding sequence ATGTTGGGACAACCTCACTACCGCCGTCGCGTCATCGGCACTGAGCCGGCTGCCCGGTCCTGGGGGGAGTTTTTGGGCGGGCCCCTAGGGCACTTCGCTGCAGTAGGACGACAGCGGTGGTGGACACCACTGCGGGTTCTGCTCAGCACCGCGGTGGTCTTTAGCTGCTTCGCCTACTTAGCAAAAGCAGCTTGCCTCCGGCGTAGCATTGACGCCGATGGACACGTCGGGCTGAATTGGTCCGGTTCCTGGCAATACACCACGGCTTGTTATAACGACATCATCCCCCTCTACCAAGGTCGGGGCCTTAACATCGGGGGATTCCCCTACGCCTACAGCTGGCAAGAAGGCGATCTCACCCGATACATGGAATATCCCGTGGCTGCTGGTCTGTTCCAGGGGATCCTCGGTTGGATGAGTCGGCTGGCAATTCCTCTCATCGATCTTCTCCCCGGCACTCCCCCAGCTGACGCTGCGGTCTACTTCACGCTGACTGCTCTGACCATCTCCCTGCTCTGGGTGCTGACCATAGCCATGCTGGCAGAACTCGCCGGTAACCGAGTTTGGGATGTAGTGCTAGTCGCAGCCTCTCCCCTTTATGTTGTTCACGCCTTCACTAACTGGGACATCCCCTCTATTTTCCTCGCCGTAGCTGCCTTATATTGGGTTCGACGTCACCGAGCGGGCTGCGCCGGAATCTGCATCGGAATCGGCACCGCCTTTAAACTGTGGCCGCTTTATCTCTTAGGAGCCTTTTTGGTGCTGTCGCTGCGCCACCGCCGTTTCTCAGCGATGAGAAAAATGCTGGTGGGCAGCGCAGTGTGCTGGTTAATTATCAACCTTCCGGTGATGGTTCTCTATCCCTCAGCGTGGAGTGAGTTTCTCCGTCTCAACCGCGAACGCAGTTGGGAATGGACCACCATCTACGCCGTTATTGCTCGCGCCACCGGGTGGGCGGGATTTGATCCACCAGATTCTGTTCCCACCGTCCTCAACACACTCACCTTTGCGCTCTTCGCTGCGGCGTGCATCGCCATCGCAGTTCTTGGCCTGGCGGCACCCCGCCCCCCGCGGGTAGCGGAGCTCATCTTCCTCATTATCGCCAGTTTTCTCCTGGTGAATAAGGTGTGGTCTCCCCAATACTCGCTATGGCTAATGATTCCAGCTGTCCTAGCGGTGCCTCGCTGGCGCCTAGTGCTGACCTGGATGAGTACCGAAGCAATTCTCTGGCCCGTGCTGACGTGGCACATGATGGGATCTGCGGCACATGGGCTTCCGGGATGGGCGCTTAATCTCGTGATTCTCACTCGAGACGGGCTCATAATTGCCCTCATGATCATCGTGATCCGCCAAATGCTAGGCAAGGTGCCGGACCCAGTGGCGGAATTCCATCGCGGACAAGACCCCTTAGCTGGTGATTTTGCGCCGGTTCATGGGGTATCACACTCTCCTGCTAAGAAGGTTGTGAACCAAGGATGA
- a CDS encoding MarR family winged helix-turn-helix transcriptional regulator, with protein MTKLYVMYFRLASQSELTGPQLSIMTRLQDHGPARISRIAEEEGIQMPTASNALHQLEVRGMVQRVRDIDDRRGVRVDLTPLGHEELVRVGKERDNYFAQMLSTLDEDQLKQAEAFVDVVQALAERYNSDLNKPKSAGHADQS; from the coding sequence ATGACCAAACTGTACGTGATGTACTTCCGCTTGGCGTCCCAGTCTGAGCTCACCGGTCCGCAACTATCCATCATGACTCGGCTCCAAGACCATGGCCCGGCGCGAATCAGCCGGATTGCTGAGGAAGAGGGTATCCAAATGCCTACCGCTTCCAATGCTTTACACCAGCTAGAGGTTCGAGGGATGGTGCAACGCGTCCGGGATATCGATGACCGCCGCGGTGTCCGAGTTGATTTAACCCCCCTCGGTCATGAAGAACTAGTCCGCGTCGGCAAGGAGCGAGACAACTATTTTGCTCAGATGCTCAGCACTCTCGACGAGGATCAACTCAAGCAAGCCGAAGCTTTTGTAGATGTGGTTCAAGCGTTGGCAGAGCGCTACAACTCAGATCTCAATAAGCCGAAGTCCGCTGGACATGCAGATCAGTCCTAA
- the rpsF gene encoding 30S ribosomal protein S6, translating to MRQYEVMIIMDPSQDERTVAPSLDKFLEVVRKEKGTVDQVDVWGKRRLAYPILKKEEGIYVVLNLTCEPDTVQELDRLLTINDNILRTKVLRNDK from the coding sequence GTGCGTCAGTACGAAGTCATGATCATCATGGATCCGAGCCAGGATGAGCGCACCGTAGCCCCGTCCCTGGATAAGTTCCTTGAGGTAGTCCGCAAGGAAAAGGGGACCGTGGATCAGGTGGATGTATGGGGTAAGCGCCGTTTGGCGTACCCGATCCTCAAGAAGGAAGAGGGCATCTACGTGGTTCTGAACCTCACCTGTGAGCCGGATACCGTCCAGGAGCTGGATCGTCTACTCACCATCAACGACAACATCCTGCGTACCAAGGTTCTGCGCAACGACAAGTAA
- a CDS encoding DUF5318 family protein, whose translation MLTYRDEINHLWERRHVLRQWRRGELSRESVCDADFLLITASQYHGSSAGRDCPICGSEQLRTVEWIYGEKLGRLSGTARTKEEIAELLHRFPEITVHTVEVCPVCKWNFLLKARTAVAG comes from the coding sequence GTGCTCACATATCGCGATGAAATTAATCATCTCTGGGAAAGACGCCATGTGCTTAGGCAGTGGCGTCGAGGAGAGCTGTCGCGTGAGTCCGTATGTGATGCTGATTTTCTCCTTATTACCGCTTCCCAATATCATGGCTCTTCGGCCGGTCGCGACTGCCCCATTTGCGGTTCTGAACAGCTCAGAACCGTGGAATGGATCTACGGTGAAAAGCTGGGGCGGCTTTCTGGAACGGCCCGAACCAAGGAGGAAATTGCTGAACTGTTACACCGATTTCCAGAGATCACGGTTCACACCGTGGAGGTCTGTCCAGTGTGTAAGTGGAACTTTCTCTTGAAGGCGCGCACCGCGGTTGCGGGGTAA
- a CDS encoding transglycosylase domain-containing protein — MSEKNRSTGGSTAAGLRTQGAHGLRRTGGSPRRPWIIGLVSALAAVILVPLGLFLIAYIMVDVPEPDELPAPQISQIYASDSQTELARIVPPEGNRRSVPVEDIPDPVKNAVLAAEDREFYTNNGFSFSGFGRAVLGQLRGDSSAGGGSTITQQYVKNALVGNEHSYLRKAKELVYSVKMSNEWSKEEVLGAYLNTVYFGRNAYGVEAASHAYFNKSVRDLTPAEAAVLAASIQRPSQLDPWTNRAEAEQRWNYVLDGMVDVGTLDPQERATMVYPDTIDPAASQAGVESDAPSGMIKNHVVEELDSLGISEDTITTEGLKITTTIDPVAQQAAVDAARNNLKGQNEKLRTAVVSVDPRTGGVRAYYGGEDPYGWDYGSAGLQTGSTFKIFGLAAALQQGIPLSTMYSSAPVQLPGSITVTNSDNMTCGYCSIREALKQSLNTSFIRLQQDLENGPTDTANMAHNLGVAESFPGVPHTLTEDNGASYEGVILGQYQTRPIDMAVGLGTLADEGVFHQTHFIQKVENAQGEVLYEHPDGDGERRLDANIANNVISAMLPIAAYSNGNALAGGRPSAAKTGTTQLGDTGQNKDAWMIGATPQLSTAVWVGTEDGSPITTAWGGPIYGAGLPATIWKSTMDNALQNEDIEYFSEAQPITVTNRSLRNANVPPPGWYNRQRSTTTSSTAKSEPSTPAEQPSAPAPNPGIQIPGLPPIPLPTQPAEPAPAPGGGQGGTGNTGGGNGNSPEIRPGQPVPTG, encoded by the coding sequence TTGTCAGAGAAGAACAGAAGCACAGGCGGGTCCACGGCTGCCGGACTTCGTACTCAAGGTGCGCATGGTCTTCGCCGCACTGGTGGATCACCACGTCGCCCTTGGATTATCGGGCTAGTCAGCGCCCTCGCGGCGGTGATTTTGGTGCCGCTCGGATTGTTCCTCATCGCCTACATCATGGTGGATGTTCCGGAACCGGATGAACTTCCAGCTCCGCAGATTTCGCAGATTTATGCCTCAGACAGCCAAACGGAATTGGCGCGAATTGTTCCGCCGGAGGGGAACCGACGTAGCGTCCCGGTGGAGGATATCCCCGATCCAGTAAAAAATGCGGTTCTGGCCGCAGAGGACCGGGAGTTCTACACCAATAACGGTTTTTCCTTCAGCGGTTTTGGCCGGGCGGTGTTGGGTCAACTACGTGGTGACTCCTCCGCGGGTGGTGGATCTACCATCACCCAGCAATATGTGAAAAATGCGTTAGTGGGAAATGAGCATTCCTATCTCCGTAAGGCTAAGGAGTTGGTGTACTCCGTCAAGATGTCCAATGAATGGTCCAAGGAGGAAGTCCTTGGTGCCTATCTCAACACGGTGTATTTTGGCCGAAATGCCTACGGCGTGGAGGCTGCCTCTCATGCTTATTTCAACAAGTCAGTACGGGATTTAACTCCAGCAGAAGCGGCGGTTTTGGCTGCGTCTATTCAGCGTCCGAGTCAGCTAGACCCGTGGACAAACCGGGCCGAAGCTGAACAGCGCTGGAATTATGTTTTGGACGGGATGGTAGACGTCGGGACCTTGGATCCCCAGGAACGAGCTACCATGGTTTATCCGGATACCATTGATCCGGCAGCAAGTCAGGCCGGGGTGGAGTCTGATGCCCCCAGCGGTATGATTAAAAACCATGTGGTGGAGGAACTAGATTCGCTGGGAATTTCCGAGGACACTATTACTACCGAAGGGCTCAAGATCACCACCACCATTGACCCGGTAGCTCAGCAGGCAGCGGTGGATGCGGCGCGGAACAATCTCAAAGGTCAAAATGAGAAACTCCGCACAGCAGTAGTTAGTGTTGATCCTCGTACCGGAGGAGTCCGGGCCTATTACGGCGGTGAGGACCCCTATGGTTGGGACTACGGCAGTGCCGGTCTGCAAACGGGTTCGACCTTTAAGATCTTTGGTTTAGCCGCAGCCTTGCAACAAGGTATTCCGCTTTCGACGATGTACTCCTCTGCCCCAGTTCAATTGCCTGGTTCTATTACGGTAACGAACTCAGACAACATGACGTGCGGGTATTGCAGTATCCGTGAGGCTTTGAAGCAATCATTAAATACAAGTTTCATTCGGCTTCAACAGGACCTGGAAAATGGACCGACCGATACCGCGAATATGGCTCACAATTTAGGTGTTGCTGAGTCTTTCCCCGGTGTTCCGCACACCTTGACGGAGGACAATGGCGCATCCTATGAAGGTGTCATTCTGGGCCAATATCAGACCCGTCCAATAGATATGGCGGTGGGCTTAGGAACTCTCGCTGATGAGGGTGTTTTCCACCAGACTCACTTTATTCAGAAGGTAGAAAATGCTCAGGGTGAAGTGCTCTATGAGCATCCCGATGGAGATGGGGAACGCCGGCTTGATGCCAATATTGCCAATAATGTCATCAGCGCTATGCTCCCCATTGCGGCATATTCCAACGGCAATGCCCTAGCAGGTGGCCGCCCCTCTGCGGCTAAGACCGGAACCACCCAGCTAGGAGATACTGGCCAAAATAAAGACGCCTGGATGATCGGTGCTACGCCGCAGCTTTCTACCGCTGTCTGGGTGGGAACTGAAGATGGTTCCCCCATTACTACTGCTTGGGGTGGACCCATCTATGGTGCTGGACTCCCGGCCACCATCTGGAAGTCGACGATGGACAATGCGCTCCAGAATGAAGATATTGAGTACTTCTCGGAGGCTCAGCCCATTACGGTGACAAACCGTTCATTGCGCAATGCCAATGTGCCGCCTCCTGGTTGGTACAACCGTCAACGTTCTACTACTACTTCCAGCACGGCCAAGAGTGAGCCTTCAACGCCGGCTGAGCAACCTTCCGCACCGGCTCCGAATCCCGGCATCCAAATTCCTGGATTACCTCCTATCCCCCTGCCCACTCAACCAGCTGAGCCAGCTCCGGCACCCGGTGGTGGCCAGGGAGGAACAGGTAATACCGGTGGCGGAAACGGTAATTCTCCGGAAATTCGACCAGGTCAACCTGTTCCTACCGGATAA